A stretch of Usitatibacter palustris DNA encodes these proteins:
- a CDS encoding rod shape-determining protein, whose protein sequence is MFSFVSKYFSTDLAIDLGTANTLIYVRGKGIVLDEPSVVAIRQEGGPNGKKTIQAVGLAAKQMLGRTPGNITAIRPMKDGVIADFTITEQMLKYFIKKIHDNQWFRPSPRIVICVPYGSTQVERRAIRESALGANASQVFLIEEPMAAAIGADLPIADATGSMVVDVGGGTTEVGVISLGGIVYSASVRVGGDKFDEAIINYIRRNYGMLIGESTAENIKKQIGSAFPGSEVREMEVKGRNLAEGIPRSFTISSNEILEALTDPLNSIVSAVKSALEQTPPELGADIAEKGMVLTGGGALLRELDRLLMEETGLPVVVADDPLTCVVRGSGRALEEMDKLGTVFTND, encoded by the coding sequence ATGTTCTCCTTCGTTTCCAAGTACTTCTCGACCGATCTCGCGATCGATCTCGGCACCGCCAACACCCTTATTTATGTCCGCGGCAAAGGCATCGTCCTCGACGAGCCCTCCGTGGTGGCTATTCGGCAAGAGGGCGGCCCGAACGGAAAGAAAACGATTCAGGCGGTCGGCCTTGCCGCCAAGCAGATGCTCGGGCGCACGCCGGGCAACATCACGGCCATCCGCCCGATGAAGGACGGGGTGATCGCGGACTTCACGATCACCGAGCAGATGCTCAAGTACTTCATCAAGAAGATCCACGACAACCAGTGGTTCCGCCCGAGCCCGCGCATCGTGATCTGCGTGCCCTACGGTTCCACGCAGGTCGAGCGCCGCGCCATCCGCGAGAGCGCGCTGGGGGCCAACGCCTCGCAGGTCTTCCTGATCGAGGAGCCGATGGCCGCCGCGATCGGCGCGGACCTTCCGATCGCCGATGCCACGGGCTCGATGGTCGTGGACGTTGGTGGTGGCACCACGGAAGTCGGCGTGATCTCGCTCGGCGGCATCGTGTACTCGGCCTCCGTGCGCGTCGGCGGCGACAAGTTCGATGAAGCCATCATCAATTACATCCGCCGCAACTACGGGATGCTGATCGGCGAATCGACTGCGGAGAACATCAAGAAGCAGATCGGCTCGGCCTTCCCCGGCAGCGAAGTGCGCGAGATGGAAGTCAAAGGCCGCAACCTCGCCGAAGGCATTCCGCGCTCGTTCACGATTTCCTCGAACGAGATCCTCGAAGCGCTGACGGACCCGCTCAATTCCATCGTCTCGGCCGTGAAGAGCGCGCTCGAGCAGACGCCGCCGGAGCTTGGCGCCGACATCGCCGAAAAAGGCATGGTGCTCACCGGCGGCGGCGCGTTGCTGCGCGAGCTCGACCGGCTCCTCATGGAGGAGACGGGCCTGCCGGTGGTGGTCGCCGACGACCCGCTCACCTGCGTCGTGCGCGGCTCGGGCCGCGCGCTCGAGGAGATGGACAAGCTGGGAACCGTCTTCACCAACGACTGA
- a CDS encoding exodeoxyribonuclease III has translation MRIVTLNVNGLRSAAAKGFAPWMRRQKADVVCLQEIKAQEADLPRTLLAPRGLHAFFHPAEKRGYSGVAIYARKSPDNVVMGLGIKDIDAQGRFLQVDFGKLSVISLYLPSGSSGEEAQARKFAFMKRFLPRLEQMRACGREIVLCGDWNIAHKEIDLRNWRSNQKNSGFLPEERAWLTEIFERVGWIDVFRALEPGGDHYTFWSSRGDAYNKNVGWRIDYQIATPGIAKLARSCSIYKAKRFSDHAPLTIDYDCEL, from the coding sequence ATGCGCATCGTGACGCTCAATGTGAACGGCCTTCGCTCCGCGGCCGCGAAGGGATTCGCGCCGTGGATGCGGCGCCAGAAGGCGGACGTCGTCTGCCTGCAGGAAATCAAGGCGCAGGAGGCGGACCTGCCGCGGACGCTGCTCGCGCCCCGGGGCCTGCACGCCTTCTTCCATCCGGCCGAGAAGCGCGGCTATAGCGGTGTCGCGATCTATGCGCGCAAGTCGCCCGACAACGTGGTGATGGGCCTGGGCATCAAGGACATCGACGCGCAGGGCCGCTTCCTGCAGGTCGACTTCGGCAAGTTGAGCGTGATCTCGCTCTACCTGCCTTCGGGTTCGAGCGGCGAGGAGGCGCAGGCGCGCAAGTTCGCCTTCATGAAGCGCTTCCTCCCGAGGCTCGAGCAGATGCGCGCGTGCGGCCGCGAGATCGTGCTGTGCGGCGACTGGAACATCGCGCACAAGGAAATCGACCTGAGGAACTGGCGCTCCAACCAGAAGAACTCGGGTTTCCTTCCCGAGGAGCGCGCGTGGCTCACGGAGATCTTCGAGCGCGTGGGCTGGATCGACGTGTTCCGGGCGCTGGAGCCTGGAGGCGACCACTACACGTTCTGGTCCAGCCGGGGGGATGCGTACAACAAGAACGTGGGCTGGCGGATCGACTACCAGATCGCAACACCCGGGATCGCGAAGCTCGCGCGCTCGTGCTCCATCTACAAGGCGAAGCGCTTCTCCGATCACGCGCCGCTCACCATCGACTACGACTGCGAGCTGTAA
- the msrB gene encoding peptide-methionine (R)-S-oxide reductase MsrB, with amino-acid sequence MDKVKKTDAEWRTTLSPEQFNILRNHATERPFTGPHQELGIAGTYVCAGCGLPLFESASKFDAGCGWPSFSEKLDPENVAETVDKTHGMVRTEVHCARCDGHLGHVFDDGPQPTGLRYCINGHSLKLAKK; translated from the coding sequence ATGGACAAGGTCAAGAAGACGGACGCCGAATGGCGCACGACGCTTTCGCCGGAGCAATTCAACATCCTGCGCAACCACGCGACCGAGCGGCCGTTCACCGGGCCGCACCAGGAGCTCGGCATCGCGGGCACCTATGTGTGCGCCGGCTGCGGGCTGCCGCTCTTCGAGTCGGCCTCGAAGTTCGACGCCGGTTGCGGATGGCCGAGCTTCTCCGAGAAGCTCGATCCCGAGAACGTCGCCGAGACCGTGGACAAAACCCACGGCATGGTGCGCACCGAGGTGCACTGCGCGCGCTGCGATGGGCACCTGGGCCACGTCTTCGATGATGGCCCCCAGCCGACCGGGCTGCGCTACTGCATCAACGGCCATTCGCTGAAGCTCGCGAAGAAATAG
- the gatC gene encoding Asp-tRNA(Asn)/Glu-tRNA(Gln) amidotransferase subunit GatC — MLSLEEVQRIAHLARIEVDAGAAAALQQELNGIFAMIEQMRAVDTSGVEPMSHPQDVVQRLREDRVTESDQHAKFQEVAPQVEEGLYLVPRVVE; from the coding sequence ATGCTTTCCCTTGAAGAAGTCCAGCGCATCGCCCACCTGGCGCGCATCGAAGTCGATGCCGGCGCGGCTGCTGCACTGCAGCAAGAGCTCAACGGCATCTTCGCGATGATCGAGCAGATGCGCGCCGTGGACACCTCCGGCGTCGAGCCCATGTCGCATCCGCAGGACGTCGTGCAGCGGCTGCGGGAGGACCGAGTGACAGAGTCCGACCAGCACGCGAAGTTCCAGGAAGTGGCACCCCAGGTCGAAGAAGGCCTGTACCTGGTCCCCCGGGTCGTCGAGTGA
- the mreD gene encoding rod shape-determining protein MreD has product MRSSDLTPLARDVMRNPASGGYVIASFFAAYVLAVMPASGTWLLARPDFVLLVLVYWALHGPRHVGQGIAFALGLLMDVSDSMLLGQHAFAYVIAVFGAQVLRVRILAFPFPAQTLHVAGIFMVAALVMLLLNLLLGAEFPGLAFFISPLLTALLWGPASWVLAMRRSRSESPT; this is encoded by the coding sequence ATGAGATCGTCCGACCTCACGCCGCTCGCGCGCGACGTCATGCGCAACCCCGCCAGCGGGGGCTATGTCATTGCCTCGTTCTTCGCGGCGTACGTGCTCGCGGTCATGCCGGCCTCCGGCACGTGGCTGCTCGCGCGCCCCGATTTCGTCCTGCTGGTGCTGGTCTACTGGGCGCTGCATGGCCCGCGCCACGTCGGCCAGGGCATCGCGTTCGCGCTGGGATTGCTCATGGATGTCAGCGACTCGATGCTGCTGGGCCAGCACGCGTTCGCCTATGTGATCGCCGTGTTCGGCGCTCAGGTGCTGCGCGTGCGCATCCTCGCGTTCCCGTTTCCCGCGCAGACGCTGCACGTGGCCGGCATCTTCATGGTGGCCGCCCTCGTGATGCTGTTGCTCAACCTCCTGCTGGGCGCCGAGTTCCCGGGGCTCGCGTTCTTCATCTCGCCCCTGCTCACGGCGCTGCTCTGGGGCCCGGCCTCGTGGGTCCTCGCGATGCGCCGCTCGCGTTCCGAGTCGCCGACATGA
- the pyrE gene encoding orotate phosphoribosyltransferase codes for MSALPAPTLAPDPHAFRREFVAFAIESGALRFGEFKTKAGRLSPYFFNSGLFRDGATMGALAGYYAQAALASGIAFDMLFGPAYKGITLAACTAVSLAALGHNLPFCFNRKEAKDHGEGGNIVGAPLAGRVLILDDVITDGASKREAVELIRVAGATPAGVLIALDRQERGSGELSAAQEVGRQFGVPVTAIATLEDVLATLRGRPDRKQEVARIEEYRQRYGAVA; via the coding sequence ATGAGCGCCTTGCCCGCCCCCACCCTCGCCCCCGATCCCCACGCGTTCCGCCGCGAGTTCGTCGCGTTCGCCATCGAATCGGGTGCCCTGCGCTTCGGCGAGTTCAAGACCAAGGCCGGCCGGCTCTCCCCCTACTTCTTCAACTCCGGACTGTTCCGCGACGGCGCGACGATGGGTGCGCTCGCCGGCTACTACGCCCAGGCCGCGCTCGCTTCCGGAATCGCCTTCGACATGCTGTTCGGCCCCGCCTATAAAGGCATCACGCTGGCCGCCTGCACCGCCGTTTCACTTGCCGCATTGGGTCACAATCTGCCGTTCTGCTTCAACCGCAAGGAAGCCAAGGACCACGGCGAAGGCGGCAACATCGTCGGCGCGCCGCTCGCGGGGCGGGTCCTCATCCTGGACGACGTGATCACCGATGGCGCTTCCAAGCGCGAGGCGGTCGAGCTGATCCGGGTTGCAGGGGCCACCCCGGCTGGCGTACTAATTGCATTGGATAGGCAGGAACGAGGATCCGGCGAGCTGTCGGCGGCCCAGGAGGTCGGTCGTCAGTTCGGCGTCCCCGTGACGGCGATTGCCACCCTGGAAGACGTCTTGGCCACGCTCCGGGGCCGGCCCGACCGCAAGCAGGAGGTCGCACGCATCGAGGAATATCGGCAGCGCTACGGCGCAGTCGCGTAG
- the mreC gene encoding rod shape-determining protein MreC has product MIGEPPPFFHRGPSPLARVTFFALVAIATMIADHRFQALEAVRLSLSVLAHPVQQIAALPGEMFGRVGDYFASQDRLMRENQDLKVKLLEQAAAAQQATLLKAEQEHLLAMEKGKSRFDTHGVLAEVLYGARNPFTRKIVVDKGLTHGMRAGMPAIDGEGVVGQITAVGTFTSEVTLLTEKGQSVPVIITRNGLRAIAVGSGKDGAIEVPFMPASADIQNGDLFVTSGIDGTYPPGLVVAKVTGVEKNAAFMFARIAARPSAGVDNFRYVMILPTPAAGPAPPDAKGEERKATGRDRPKGRR; this is encoded by the coding sequence GTGATCGGAGAGCCGCCCCCGTTCTTCCATCGCGGCCCCAGCCCCCTCGCGCGGGTCACGTTCTTCGCGCTCGTGGCGATCGCCACGATGATCGCCGACCACCGCTTCCAGGCGCTCGAAGCGGTTCGCCTTTCCCTCTCGGTCCTCGCCCATCCCGTCCAGCAGATTGCCGCCCTCCCGGGTGAAATGTTCGGGCGCGTCGGCGACTACTTCGCGAGCCAGGACCGGTTGATGCGCGAGAACCAGGACCTGAAGGTCAAGCTGCTCGAGCAGGCCGCCGCGGCCCAGCAGGCGACACTCCTCAAGGCCGAGCAGGAACACCTGCTCGCGATGGAAAAGGGAAAGAGCCGCTTCGACACGCACGGCGTGCTCGCCGAAGTGCTCTACGGCGCGCGCAATCCCTTCACGCGCAAGATCGTCGTCGACAAGGGCCTCACGCACGGCATGCGCGCCGGGATGCCGGCAATCGACGGCGAAGGCGTGGTCGGCCAGATCACCGCGGTGGGCACGTTCACCAGCGAGGTGACGCTGCTCACGGAGAAGGGCCAGTCGGTCCCCGTGATCATCACGCGCAACGGCCTGCGCGCGATCGCGGTGGGCTCGGGCAAGGATGGCGCGATCGAAGTGCCTTTCATGCCCGCCTCCGCCGACATCCAGAACGGCGACCTCTTCGTGACCTCGGGTATCGACGGTACCTATCCGCCGGGACTCGTCGTGGCGAAGGTCACCGGCGTGGAGAAGAACGCCGCGTTCATGTTCGCGCGCATCGCCGCGCGGCCCTCCGCCGGCGTGGACAACTTCCGCTACGTGATGATCCTGCCCACGCCCGCCGCCGGGCCCGCGCCGCCCGACGCGAAGGGCGAAGAGCGCAAGGCCACGGGCCGCGATCGCCCCAAGGGCCGCCGATGA
- the gatA gene encoding Asp-tRNA(Asn)/Glu-tRNA(Gln) amidotransferase subunit GatA, with product MHDSTLRELAAGLAAKKFSSVELTGAFLGRIEQANASLNAFITVDPGKSLAQAKAADARIARGEARPLTGIPIAHKDLFCADGWRTTCGSKILGNWIAPYDAHVIEQFNAAGAVLLGKTNMDEFAMGSSNENSHFGPVKNPWDLTAVPGGSSGGSAAAVAARLAPAATGTDTGGSIRQPASFTGTSGIRPTYGRVSRYGMVAFASSLDQGGALGKTAEDLAIMLEVMAGFDPRDSTCMDRPKDDYVGALEKGVKGVKGLRIGLPKEYFSKDLARDVAEPILAAIEQYKKLGATVVEVSLPNQGLSVPAYYVIAPAEASSNLSRFDGVRYGFRAEGYTDLLDMYKKTRAQGFGAEVKRRIMVGTYVLSHGYYDAYYLQAQKIRRLIARDFTEAFKQCDLIAGPAAPSVAFDLGAKNNDPVKMYLDDLYTIPINLAGLPGLSIPCGFGDKGRPVGLQIVGNYFDEARMLAAAHAFQQATDWHQRKPGDPQINADKRG from the coding sequence ATGCACGACTCGACGCTCAGGGAGCTCGCCGCCGGGCTCGCCGCGAAGAAATTCTCGAGCGTGGAGCTCACGGGCGCATTCCTCGGGCGCATCGAGCAGGCGAACGCTTCGCTCAACGCCTTCATCACGGTCGACCCCGGCAAGAGCCTCGCGCAGGCGAAGGCCGCCGACGCCCGCATCGCCCGGGGCGAGGCGCGGCCGCTCACCGGCATCCCGATCGCGCACAAGGATCTCTTCTGCGCCGACGGCTGGCGCACGACCTGCGGCTCGAAGATCCTCGGCAACTGGATCGCGCCCTACGACGCGCACGTGATCGAGCAATTCAACGCCGCGGGCGCGGTGCTGCTGGGCAAGACCAACATGGACGAGTTCGCGATGGGCTCGTCGAACGAGAACTCGCACTTCGGTCCGGTGAAGAACCCGTGGGACCTCACGGCCGTGCCCGGCGGCAGTTCGGGCGGCTCGGCCGCCGCGGTCGCCGCGCGCCTGGCACCTGCCGCGACCGGCACCGATACGGGGGGCTCGATTCGCCAGCCCGCTTCGTTCACCGGCACGAGCGGCATTCGCCCGACCTACGGGCGCGTCTCGCGCTACGGCATGGTGGCGTTCGCTTCGTCGCTCGACCAGGGTGGGGCGCTCGGCAAGACCGCGGAGGATCTGGCGATCATGCTCGAGGTGATGGCCGGGTTCGACCCGCGCGATTCGACCTGCATGGACCGGCCGAAGGACGACTACGTCGGCGCGCTCGAGAAAGGCGTGAAGGGTGTGAAGGGACTTCGGATAGGTCTTCCGAAGGAATACTTCTCGAAGGACCTCGCCAGGGACGTCGCCGAGCCGATCCTCGCGGCGATCGAGCAATACAAGAAGCTCGGCGCGACCGTGGTCGAGGTGAGCCTTCCCAACCAGGGCCTGTCGGTTCCCGCGTACTACGTGATCGCTCCGGCCGAGGCGTCGTCGAACCTCTCGCGCTTCGATGGCGTGCGCTACGGATTCCGCGCGGAGGGCTACACCGACCTCCTCGACATGTACAAGAAGACGCGCGCGCAGGGTTTCGGCGCCGAAGTGAAGCGCCGCATCATGGTGGGCACGTACGTGCTCTCGCATGGCTACTACGACGCGTATTACCTGCAGGCGCAGAAGATCCGGCGCCTCATCGCGCGCGATTTCACCGAGGCCTTCAAGCAGTGCGACCTCATTGCCGGGCCTGCCGCGCCCAGCGTGGCGTTCGATCTGGGTGCGAAGAACAACGATCCGGTGAAGATGTATCTCGACGACCTGTACACCATCCCCATCAACCTCGCGGGATTGCCGGGGCTGTCGATTCCCTGCGGATTCGGGGACAAGGGGCGGCCCGTGGGATTGCAGATCGTCGGCAACTATTTTGATGAAGCGCGGATGCTTGCAGCGGCACATGCGTTCCAGCAGGCGACCGATTGGCACCAAAGAAAACCCGGGGATCCGCAGATAAACGCGGATAAACGCGGATGA
- a CDS encoding ATP-binding cassette domain-containing protein: protein MLRISNMTLRRGAKVLLERTSMNVHPGQRVGLVGPNGAGKSSVFALVRNELHADEGEVSVPPKWVLSHVAQETPAIERAAIEFVMDGDGELREVEAAIAQAEASHEEGEKVALLHSRYEEIGGYQARSRAQAMLGGLGFTMDAQARHVASFSGGWRMRLNLARALMCRADLLLLDEPTNHLDLDAVMWLEDWLKAFPGAVLLITHDREFLDACAQSIVHIENQKLNSYTGNYSAFEAQRAARLALQQSAFEKQQKAIAHLEAFIKRFKAKATKAAQAQSRVKALEKLERIAAAHVDTPFSFTFRMPAEKPKQLFRIEDAAIGYGDKTVLRDVEWSVLWGDAIGLLGPNGAGKSTLLKALVGNLELQSGEMHRAQGLRIGYFAQHQVDQLRLEEHSLWHMGRIAPGVREQELRDFLGGFDFRGDQVTQPVASFSGGEKARLALALIVWQRPNLLLLDEPTNHLDIEMRESLAQALTDFEGALIVVAHDRHLLEAATDQWLLVADGRVAPFDGDLDAYKEWSREYHSRGTQRVDAAGTPDRKAQRRSEAEARQRIAEVKKPFEKKLRAIEKELESLQAEGAEADAWLASEQAYEEGNRERLKGLTQRRGEVAARIAQLEEDWLWAQANMETEVNRVRE, encoded by the coding sequence GTGCTGCGAATCTCCAACATGACGCTGCGGCGGGGAGCCAAGGTCCTCCTCGAACGCACCTCGATGAACGTGCACCCCGGGCAGCGTGTCGGGCTGGTCGGGCCCAATGGCGCGGGCAAGTCGAGTGTCTTCGCCCTCGTGCGCAACGAGCTTCACGCCGACGAAGGTGAAGTAAGCGTTCCGCCCAAGTGGGTGCTGTCGCACGTCGCGCAGGAAACGCCGGCGATCGAGCGCGCGGCGATCGAGTTCGTCATGGATGGCGACGGCGAGCTGCGCGAAGTGGAAGCGGCGATCGCGCAGGCCGAGGCGAGCCACGAAGAGGGCGAGAAGGTGGCCCTCCTGCATTCGCGCTACGAGGAGATCGGCGGCTACCAGGCGCGCTCGCGAGCGCAGGCGATGCTCGGCGGCCTGGGCTTCACGATGGATGCGCAGGCGCGCCACGTCGCGAGCTTCTCGGGCGGCTGGCGCATGCGGCTCAACCTCGCGCGCGCCCTCATGTGCCGCGCGGACCTGCTGCTGCTCGACGAGCCCACGAACCACCTCGACCTCGATGCCGTGATGTGGCTCGAGGATTGGCTGAAGGCCTTCCCGGGTGCGGTGCTGCTCATCACGCACGACCGCGAGTTCCTCGATGCGTGCGCGCAGTCGATCGTGCACATCGAGAACCAGAAGCTCAACTCGTACACCGGCAACTACTCCGCGTTCGAGGCGCAGCGGGCCGCGCGGCTTGCGCTGCAGCAGTCGGCTTTCGAGAAGCAGCAGAAGGCGATCGCGCACCTCGAGGCGTTCATCAAGCGCTTCAAGGCGAAGGCGACCAAGGCCGCCCAGGCGCAAAGCCGCGTGAAGGCGCTGGAAAAACTCGAGCGCATCGCCGCCGCGCACGTCGATACGCCGTTCTCGTTCACGTTTCGCATGCCCGCGGAAAAGCCCAAGCAGCTCTTTCGTATCGAGGATGCGGCGATCGGCTACGGCGACAAGACCGTGCTGCGTGACGTCGAGTGGAGCGTGCTCTGGGGGGATGCGATCGGCTTGCTCGGCCCCAACGGCGCGGGCAAGTCCACGCTGCTCAAGGCGCTCGTGGGCAACCTCGAATTGCAATCGGGCGAGATGCACCGCGCGCAGGGCCTGCGCATCGGCTACTTCGCGCAGCACCAGGTCGACCAGCTTCGCCTCGAGGAGCATTCGCTGTGGCACATGGGCCGCATTGCACCGGGCGTGCGCGAGCAGGAGCTGCGCGATTTCCTCGGCGGCTTCGATTTCCGCGGCGACCAGGTCACGCAACCCGTCGCGAGCTTCTCGGGTGGCGAGAAGGCGCGCCTCGCACTCGCGCTCATCGTCTGGCAGCGGCCCAACCTGCTGCTCCTCGACGAGCCCACCAACCACCTCGACATCGAGATGCGCGAATCGCTCGCGCAGGCGCTCACCGATTTCGAGGGCGCGCTGATCGTGGTCGCGCACGATCGCCACCTGCTCGAAGCCGCGACCGACCAGTGGCTGCTCGTGGCCGATGGCCGCGTCGCGCCGTTCGACGGCGATCTCGATGCGTACAAGGAGTGGTCGCGTGAGTACCACTCGCGCGGCACGCAGCGCGTCGATGCAGCGGGCACCCCCGATCGCAAGGCGCAGCGCCGTTCGGAAGCCGAAGCGCGCCAGCGCATCGCCGAGGTGAAGAAACCTTTCGAGAAAAAATTGCGCGCGATCGAGAAGGAGCTCGAGTCGCTGCAGGCCGAGGGCGCGGAGGCCGATGCGTGGCTCGCCTCCGAGCAGGCGTACGAAGAGGGCAACCGCGAGCGATTGAAAGGTCTCACGCAGCGCCGCGGCGAAGTGGCCGCGCGCATCGCGCAGCTCGAGGAAGACTGGCTGTGGGCGCAGGCCAACATGGAAACCGAGGTCAACCGCGTCCGGGAGTGA
- a CDS encoding DUF4124 domain-containing protein, with amino-acid sequence MRGLIVLLAAFAASTAGAAYRCVDEKGVTHIGDTPPAACAKVPMFEVSRSGTVLRKIDPTPTAEEAKSREEAAAKAKEEAKHAFEQRRKDIALLATYSAEKDFDIATERNTEPIQGRIAMVQERQKAVDKRLKEIEEEMEFYKAGKSKASSNSKVPAKTREIPIQLQTDHERTLGEQAHLKKNLAEYEKELADVKAKYDADRKRWKELKTNSTLRSQVNAPTKEDQEKLKNWTRGQAVCGEKTISCRRGESYLCLSKDGTWHSVPCEAPKL; translated from the coding sequence ATGAGAGGCTTGATTGTGTTGCTGGCTGCATTTGCCGCGTCCACGGCGGGTGCTGCCTACCGCTGCGTGGATGAAAAGGGCGTGACGCATATCGGCGACACGCCGCCCGCGGCCTGCGCGAAGGTGCCGATGTTCGAGGTTTCACGCTCGGGCACGGTACTGCGCAAGATCGATCCGACGCCGACGGCGGAGGAGGCCAAGTCGCGTGAGGAAGCCGCGGCCAAGGCGAAGGAGGAGGCGAAGCACGCCTTCGAACAGCGCCGCAAGGATATCGCGCTGCTGGCCACCTACAGCGCCGAGAAGGACTTCGACATCGCCACCGAACGCAATACCGAGCCCATCCAGGGCCGTATCGCCATGGTCCAGGAGCGCCAGAAGGCCGTCGACAAGCGCCTCAAGGAAATCGAGGAGGAGATGGAGTTCTACAAGGCCGGCAAGAGCAAGGCGTCCTCGAATTCAAAGGTCCCGGCCAAGACGCGCGAGATTCCGATCCAGCTCCAGACCGACCACGAGCGCACGCTGGGCGAGCAGGCCCATCTCAAGAAGAACCTGGCGGAGTACGAGAAGGAGCTCGCCGACGTGAAGGCCAAGTACGACGCCGACCGCAAGCGCTGGAAGGAACTGAAGACCAACTCGACGCTGCGCTCGCAAGTGAACGCGCCCACGAAGGAAGACCAGGAGAAGTTGAAGAACTGGACGCGCGGGCAGGCGGTTTGCGGCGAGAAGACCATCTCGTGCCGGCGCGGCGAATCGTACCTGTGTCTCTCGAAGGACGGCACCTGGCACTCGGTGCCCTGCGAAGCGCCGAAGCTCTGA
- the gatB gene encoding Asp-tRNA(Asn)/Glu-tRNA(Gln) amidotransferase subunit GatB has protein sequence MRADWEVVIGLETHAQLTTASKIFSGASTAFGAAANTQAAPVDLALPGTLPVLNQGAVERAIRFGLAVDATIAPRSIFARKNYFYPDLPKGYQISQYELPVVAGGHLTIVVDGAEKRVNLTRAHLEEDAGKSLHEDFHGMSGIDLNRAGTPLLEIVTEPDMRSSAEAVAYARALHGLVRWIGICDGNMQEGSFRCDANVSVRRWGAELGTRCEIKNLNSFRFLEKAIDYEVRRQIEVLEDGGRIVQETRLYDPDRDETRSMRSKEDAHDYRYFPDPDLLPLEISPAWIGKVRDALPELPSARRARYERDLRLTGYEATTLTASRELADYFEEVLGAAGVEAKLCANWVLGEVSALLNRKELDASASPVSAPRLAGLVKRVADGTLSNKMAKEVFDALAESGDDADAIIAQRGLRQISDSGAIDAAVDQVLAANAKLVEDFRAGKEKAFNALVGQVMKATQGKANPAQVNETLRRKLQ, from the coding sequence ATGAGGGCCGATTGGGAAGTCGTCATCGGGTTGGAAACGCACGCGCAACTGACGACGGCGTCGAAGATCTTTTCGGGCGCGTCGACGGCGTTCGGCGCGGCCGCAAATACGCAGGCCGCACCCGTGGACCTCGCGCTGCCCGGAACGCTGCCCGTCCTGAACCAGGGCGCGGTCGAGCGCGCGATCCGCTTCGGGCTCGCGGTGGACGCGACGATCGCCCCGCGCAGCATCTTCGCGCGCAAGAACTACTTCTATCCCGATCTTCCCAAGGGCTACCAGATCAGCCAGTACGAGCTGCCGGTCGTCGCCGGCGGGCATTTGACGATCGTGGTCGACGGCGCGGAGAAGCGCGTGAACCTGACGCGCGCGCACCTCGAGGAAGACGCGGGCAAGAGCCTGCACGAGGACTTCCACGGCATGAGCGGCATCGATCTCAATCGCGCCGGCACGCCGTTGCTCGAGATCGTCACGGAGCCCGATATGCGCTCGAGTGCAGAGGCGGTCGCCTACGCCAGGGCGCTGCACGGGCTCGTGCGCTGGATCGGCATCTGCGACGGCAACATGCAGGAAGGCTCCTTCCGCTGCGACGCGAACGTGTCGGTCCGCCGCTGGGGCGCGGAGCTGGGCACGCGCTGCGAGATCAAGAACCTCAACTCCTTCCGCTTCCTCGAGAAGGCGATCGACTACGAGGTGCGCCGGCAGATCGAGGTCCTCGAGGACGGCGGGCGGATCGTGCAGGAGACGCGCCTCTACGACCCGGATCGCGACGAGACGCGCTCGATGCGCTCGAAGGAGGACGCGCACGACTACCGCTATTTCCCCGACCCCGATTTGCTGCCGCTCGAGATTTCCCCGGCGTGGATCGGCAAGGTGCGCGATGCGCTCCCCGAGCTGCCCTCGGCGCGGCGCGCGCGCTACGAGCGCGACCTGCGCCTCACCGGCTACGAGGCCACGACGCTCACCGCTTCGCGCGAGCTCGCCGATTACTTCGAGGAAGTGCTCGGTGCCGCGGGCGTCGAAGCGAAGTTGTGCGCGAACTGGGTTCTGGGAGAAGTCTCGGCGCTGCTCAACCGGAAAGAGCTCGATGCGTCGGCCTCGCCGGTTTCCGCGCCGCGCCTCGCGGGGCTCGTGAAGCGCGTCGCCGACGGCACGCTCTCCAACAAGATGGCGAAGGAAGTGTTCGACGCGCTCGCCGAATCCGGCGACGACGCGGACGCGATCATTGCGCAGCGGGGCCTGCGGCAGATCTCGGATTCAGGCGCGATCGATGCAGCCGTCGACCAGGTGCTCGCGGCGAACGCGAAGCTGGTCGAGGATTTCCGCGCGGGCAAGGAGAAGGCGTTCAACGCCCTCGTGGGGCAGGTGATGAAGGCGACGCAGGGGAAGGCGAATCCTGCGCAGGTGAACGAGACGCTGCGCAGGAAGCTTCAGTAA